The following are encoded in a window of Leptotrichia trevisanii DSM 22070 genomic DNA:
- a CDS encoding bactofilin family protein, whose product MAIFSSNKPKEKRETTDLSKQFSANNEENVHGVSTISMETTITGTIESNSLFKMDGVLNGDIKGNKLVHIGKTGMVKGNVTAENVIVDGEVSGEIAATKVEIGSTGKAYATITSALFVIQEGGVFEGRKKMKVALIKEESKNTSNSSSVEKNEKKADEEVTKAKNEK is encoded by the coding sequence ATGGCAATATTTTCTAGCAATAAACCAAAAGAAAAAAGAGAAACAACTGATCTTAGCAAGCAATTTTCTGCAAACAATGAGGAAAATGTGCATGGTGTCAGTACAATTTCAATGGAAACAACAATAACAGGAACTATCGAATCAAATTCTTTATTCAAGATGGACGGTGTCCTAAATGGAGATATTAAAGGGAACAAACTTGTTCATATTGGAAAAACAGGAATGGTAAAAGGTAATGTTACAGCTGAAAATGTAATTGTAGACGGAGAAGTATCAGGAGAAATTGCAGCCACTAAAGTTGAAATAGGAAGCACTGGAAAAGCTTACGCTACAATAACTTCGGCTTTATTTGTAATTCAGGAAGGTGGTGTATTTGAAGGAAGAAAGAAAATGAAAGTTGCTCTTATAAAGGAAGAATCTAAAAATACATCAAATTCATCGTCAGTAGAAAAAAATGAAAAAAAAGCTGATGAAGAAGTAACAAAAGCAAAAAATGAAAAATAA